The DNA window GGGAATCACGTGTATCGGCCTAAGGTCCATGTAAGGGAAGAGTAGCGGGCTTAACCGCGTTGCATGGCTCGACTGCGGGCGACACCCACCCATGCAGCTCCCGAAGCAGCGAATTTCTAGTTGAGTGTTCGGGTTGGCCTATTCAAACACAGAGTTCTCGCATAACCACGAGTTAATCAGACCTTTCCTAGATTTGGTACCAAGTGGCACACGCAACGAGTCAAATTGACGATACACGCCTGACACGCTTCCATCAGTCATCGAATCAAGTGATTGCTCAAAACCGGGGTTCGTTCTTGCTTCTATGCCAGATCTAGCATATCATGATCCGGTGTAAGATCGGAGCCGAATGAAGCCTGTTCACTTTGTCGGCGCATCGCGGGAGGATCTTCGTGACCTTCCGGAGAGCGTTCAGGAAACAGCTGGGTTTCAGCTCTTCAAAGTTCAACAAGGGAAAGAGCCGGATGATTTGGAAACCGATGGCGTCCATCGGGTCTGGCGTGCAGGAAATTCGGGTGCGAGACGACACTGGAATCTATCGAGTCTTCTATGTGGCCAAATTCCAAGAAGCGGTCTATGTGCTCCATGTGTTTAAGAAGCGTTCACAGAAAACAGCAAGGCCAGATATCGAACTGGGCAAGAGCCGGTATGCGGATCTGCTTACGTGGAGAAGGGAGGTCGGGTTATGAAGCGTGCACCTGTAACAAAAGGGAGCGGGAATATTTTTCGAGACCTCGGGTTTTCGGAAGAACGGTCTGCCGAACTGATTCTCAAGAGCAGCTTGCTGCAAGCCCTTCAGAAAACGATTAAGGACCGGGGCTGGAAGCAGGTCGAGGCTGCCACAATGCTTAGCATTGACCAGGCGAAAGTGTCCAAGCTCTTAAATGGTCAGATGGCTGGGTTTTCGGTTGAACGACTGGTTCATTTCCTCTCGTTGCTGGGTCAGGATGTAGAAGTGACAGTGAAACAAGCCCCTCGTGGACAGCGATACGGTACCGTGCGCACGAAGGTGTCCAGGCGATGGAAAACGGTGATCGGTTCGTGATTGGTTCCGCGAATGAGTTTGTCCGGGACAGTGCCTTGTCGCGTGCTCATGAAATGCTGGCTGATCGGCGCATGTTCGTCTTGAGTCAGTCCAAGTGGGATGAGTTTCAAGCTGCCCTGGATGCTCCAACCCGCCACAACCCCCGTATACAGCGTCTCTTGACCGAGCCGGGATTCTTTGACGCCGCTGATACTTCTTCTGCAACGGCAAAGAAGTGTTGACCCGACCGATCGAAAAACATCGGCGGCATCACACCGTTGAGGCGTTCGATCAAGAAATATCATTGATCTTCAGCAATAGACGGCGGTACCATATCCTCATGAGTATACTAGCGCGTATTACTGTCAATCCGGCCCAGTGCGGTGGTCGTCCCTGTATTCGGGGGATGCGGATTCGCGTGAAAGACATCCTCGACCTTCTTGCAGCTGGCGTGTCAACGGAGACCATCCTGCAGGACTACCCCTATCTTGAGAAAGAGGATATTCAGGCGGCCCTTGAATTTGCAGCTGCCCAATCCGATC is part of the Nitrospiraceae bacterium genome and encodes:
- a CDS encoding type II toxin-antitoxin system RelE/ParE family toxin translates to MTFRRAFRKQLGFSSSKFNKGKSRMIWKPMASIGSGVQEIRVRDDTGIYRVFYVAKFQEAVYVLHVFKKRSQKTARPDIELGKSRYADLLTWRREVGL
- a CDS encoding XRE family transcriptional regulator — its product is MKRAPVTKGSGNIFRDLGFSEERSAELILKSSLLQALQKTIKDRGWKQVEAATMLSIDQAKVSKLLNGQMAGFSVERLVHFLSLLGQDVEVTVKQAPRGQRYGTVRTKVSRRWKTVIGS
- a CDS encoding DUF1778 domain-containing protein, which encodes MENGDRFVIGSANEFVRDSALSRAHEMLADRRMFVLSQSKWDEFQAALDAPTRHNPRIQRLLTEPGFFDAADTSSATAKKC
- a CDS encoding DUF433 domain-containing protein — translated: MSILARITVNPAQCGGRPCIRGMRIRVKDILDLLAAGVSTETILQDYPYLEKEDIQAALEFAAAQSDHVMLRAG